From Aythya fuligula isolate bAytFul2 chromosome 20, bAytFul2.pri, whole genome shotgun sequence, a single genomic window includes:
- the TMEM97 gene encoding sigma intracellular receptor 2 encodes MAGWWRCAERLFALYFVSHIPISLLIDLQPLLPADGLYPRSLTELLEWYAVTFRDPMMMQPPEWFKAFMYCEAFLQMPFFPIAAYAFIKGGCKWIRTPAIIYSTHVATSLVAILAHILFHDFSKSEHLGPRTQQERLILLSIYIPYLLIPLLILFTMLYSPQYNQVEKRKRK; translated from the exons ATGGCCGGGTGGTGGCGGTGCGCGGAGCGGCTCTTCGCGCTCTACTTCGTGTCGCACATCCCCATCTCGCTGCTCATCGACCTGCAGCCGCTGCTGCCCGCCGACGGCCTCTACCCGCGCAGC ctgACGGAGTTGTTAGAGTGGTATGCAGTCACCTTTCGAGATCCCATGATGATGCAGCCCCCAGAGTGGTTTAAGGCGTTTATGTATTGTGAAGCCTTCCTACAAATGCCTTTCTTTCCCATTGCAGCGTACGCCTTCATAAAAG GTGGTTGCAAATGGATAAGGACTCCTGCAATTATATACTCCACACATGTAGCTACATCTTTGGTTGCTATCCTTGCTCACATCCTTTTTCATGATTTCTCAAAGTCTGAGCATTTGGGTCCTCGGACACAACAGGAACGCCTAATTCTGCTATCTATATACATCCCTTACTTGCTGATACCACTTCTGATTCTTTTCACCATGCTGTACAGCCCCCAGTACAACCaagtggagaaaaggaagaggaagtaG
- the IFT20 gene encoding intraflagellar transport protein 20 homolog, translated as MAQAALGAAGLHFDELNKLRVLQPEVAQQTAQLREECKAFVDRIAEFQKTVGGLIELVDQLAKAAESEKMKAIGARNLLKSIAKQREAQEQQLQALIAEKKMQLERYRIEYETLCKIEADQNEFIDQFIFQK; from the exons ATGGCGCAGGCGGCGCTGGGCGCGGCGGGGCTGCACTTCGACGAGCTGAACAAGCTGCGCGTGCTGCAGCCCGAGGTGGCGCAGCAGACGGCGCAGCTCCGCGAGGAGTGCAAGGCCTTCGTGGACA GGATCGCCGAGTTCCAGAAGACGGTGGGCGGCCTGATCGAGCTGGTGGACCAGCTGGCCAAGGCTGCGGAAAGCGAGAAGATGAAG GCCATTGGTGCACGAAACTTGCTGAAGTCTAtagcaaagcagagagaagcTCAGGAGCAGCAACTTCAGGCTCTAATAGCTGAGAAAAAGATGCAGTTGGAAAG GTACCGAATAGAGTATGAGACTCTGTGTAAGATTGAAGCAGACCAGAATGAATTCATTGAccaattcatttttcagaaatag